The following proteins are co-located in the Geovibrio ferrireducens genome:
- a CDS encoding PTS system mannose/fructose/N-acetylgalactosamine-transporter subunit IIB: MKKIIFRVDDRLIHGQVIEGWVKYYKIHRIMVVSDRIAGDSLQRMIYQSALPSGCTLEIMGVDQFVASFDSLKNVKDYTLVLMESVDDLARCTDLIDNDVYVNIGCVACREHKVEVSNTVFLDLDEIEQVCSIRDMVEVYIHKVPWEPSVEIRNFSKLLKGGL; encoded by the coding sequence ATGAAGAAGATAATTTTTCGTGTTGATGACAGACTTATACATGGTCAGGTGATAGAAGGTTGGGTCAAGTATTACAAGATCCACCGCATTATGGTCGTCAGTGACCGCATAGCGGGTGACAGCCTTCAGCGCATGATTTATCAGAGCGCCCTTCCTTCGGGCTGCACGCTTGAGATTATGGGCGTGGATCAGTTCGTTGCCTCCTTTGACAGTCTCAAAAACGTGAAGGACTATACCCTTGTCCTAATGGAGTCTGTGGATGATCTGGCGCGATGTACCGACCTTATAGACAACGATGTTTATGTGAATATAGGCTGCGTGGCATGCAGGGAACACAAGGTGGAGGTTTCCAACACCGTGTTTCTCGATCTGGACGAGATTGAGCAGGTCTGTTCAATCCGGGACATGGTGGAAGTGTATATTCATAAGGTTCCGTGGGAACCCAGTGTAGAAATAAGAAACTTTTCAAAACTCCTTAAAGGCGGGTTATGA
- a CDS encoding PTS sugar transporter subunit IIA → MVGIVLVTHGRFGEELKKSAEMILGTQEGVETISMEYGSSLADVADEIEKIIARYEDSGAIVFTDMFGGSPSNVAMAYLGSKNVEVVSGVNLPMLIKALGMRRENKSIRVMCNECADSARQSIIVAGELLKETS, encoded by the coding sequence ATGGTCGGAATAGTTCTTGTAACACACGGCAGGTTCGGAGAGGAGCTTAAAAAAAGCGCAGAGATGATTTTAGGCACTCAGGAAGGTGTGGAGACGATTTCCATGGAGTATGGCTCATCACTGGCGGATGTGGCCGATGAGATAGAGAAAATTATAGCCAGATATGAGGATTCGGGCGCAATAGTGTTCACCGATATGTTCGGCGGAAGCCCATCTAACGTGGCAATGGCTTACCTCGGCTCAAAAAATGTCGAGGTGGTTTCGGGCGTTAACCTTCCCATGCTTATCAAGGCTCTGGGAATGAGACGTGAGAATAAATCGATCAGGGTGATGTGCAACGAGTGCGCTGATTCCGCAAGGCAGAGCATTATAGTTGCCGGAGAGCTTTTAAAAGAGACATCATGA
- the rapZ gene encoding RNase adapter RapZ: MRRVSLIVLTGLSGAGKSRAAAVLEDLGYYTVDNFPPQLLEKFLELIFTFNMDVSKVALVIDIRSRNSVKASEVISLLKNNYGAQVLFIEADDATLIKRYKETRRTHPLGAALPEAIKTERESLREIRETADIVIDTSRKTVHDLARQIESYFKDDDSVNLSVTVQSFGFKYGVPEDSDLLFDVRFLKNPHFVEELREKTGQEKVVQDYVFSDEKTGIFIEKIKDMLNFLIPNYLSEGKRFLTVSIGCTGGKHRSVAVSENLSKYLRETTKFKVITKHRDMDR; encoded by the coding sequence GTGCGGAGAGTTTCTCTCATCGTTCTTACAGGGCTTTCCGGTGCAGGCAAGTCGCGCGCGGCAGCCGTTCTGGAGGATCTTGGCTATTACACTGTGGATAATTTTCCTCCGCAGCTTCTGGAAAAATTTCTTGAGCTTATTTTCACATTCAATATGGATGTCTCCAAGGTTGCCCTTGTTATAGACATACGCAGCAGAAACAGCGTGAAGGCTTCCGAGGTTATCTCACTTCTCAAAAATAATTACGGTGCGCAGGTGCTCTTTATTGAGGCAGATGACGCCACACTCATAAAACGCTACAAAGAGACAAGGCGTACTCACCCTCTGGGTGCAGCCCTGCCGGAGGCTATTAAGACCGAAAGGGAAAGCCTGCGGGAAATAAGGGAAACAGCGGATATTGTCATAGACACATCCCGCAAAACGGTGCATGACCTTGCCCGCCAGATTGAGTCATATTTTAAAGACGATGATTCCGTAAACCTTAGCGTGACAGTTCAGTCATTCGGTTTCAAGTACGGCGTGCCGGAGGATTCCGACCTGCTTTTTGATGTCCGTTTTTTAAAGAACCCTCACTTTGTTGAGGAACTGAGAGAAAAGACCGGGCAGGAAAAAGTTGTGCAGGACTATGTTTTTTCTGATGAAAAAACGGGTATTTTTATTGAAAAAATTAAAGATATGCTGAATTTCCTCATTCCGAACTATTTATCTGAAGGAAAAAGATTTCTCACGGTATCAATAGGTTGTACAGGCGGTAAACACAGATCCGTTGCGGTATCCGAAAATCTATCGAAATATCTGAGAGAAACTACTAAATTTAAAGTTATAACTAAGCACAGAGATATGGACAGGTGA
- the hprK gene encoding HPr(Ser) kinase/phosphatase yields the protein MDKMPVSELLSAGAKHIGLRLLHGKKQIHERFITSHRIQKPGLALAGFTEYLHEGRIQILGNTEISYLWTLPPKQRKSAADNLMQHEICCFIVTKNLKLPKEFLSSVQECGIPLFKTKLLSSKAIELITDFLEERLAPETNVHGVLMDVYGIGVLIMGRSGIGKSECAVELVKRGHRLVADDIVTIKKRYDTLVGMSNDILRHHIEVRGLGILNIKDMFGVTAIRMRKKIELVIEFVDWDQVGSCDRIGLEKKFYETLDIKTPMIVLPITAGRNMAVIVEVAARNQLLKVMGYDSAKDFSDNLLNRMNPKRKKNSVQSGEILSFKNIPKKGEE from the coding sequence ATGGATAAAATGCCTGTTTCCGAACTGCTTTCTGCCGGAGCGAAACACATTGGGCTCAGGCTCCTCCACGGCAAAAAGCAGATTCACGAACGTTTCATAACCAGCCACCGCATACAGAAACCGGGGCTGGCTCTGGCGGGTTTTACGGAATATCTGCACGAGGGGCGCATACAGATCCTCGGCAATACAGAAATAAGCTACCTCTGGACTCTGCCGCCTAAACAGCGCAAATCAGCGGCGGACAACCTCATGCAGCATGAAATCTGCTGCTTCATTGTTACCAAAAACCTGAAACTGCCGAAGGAATTTCTCTCATCGGTTCAGGAATGCGGCATTCCTCTTTTTAAAACAAAACTTCTCAGTTCAAAAGCCATAGAACTTATAACAGACTTTCTTGAGGAAAGGCTCGCGCCGGAAACAAACGTTCACGGCGTTCTAATGGATGTTTACGGTATCGGTGTGCTTATAATGGGCAGAAGCGGCATAGGCAAGAGCGAGTGCGCGGTGGAACTGGTAAAGCGCGGTCACAGGCTTGTGGCGGATGATATAGTCACCATCAAGAAACGCTACGACACTCTGGTCGGCATGAGCAATGATATTCTCCGCCACCATATTGAAGTGCGCGGTCTGGGGATTCTGAACATAAAGGATATGTTCGGGGTAACCGCAATACGCATGCGCAAAAAGATTGAGCTTGTGATTGAGTTCGTGGACTGGGATCAGGTGGGAAGCTGTGACCGCATAGGTCTTGAGAAAAAATTCTACGAAACTCTCGATATAAAAACCCCGATGATTGTTCTGCCCATAACTGCGGGAAGAAATATGGCTGTGATTGTGGAAGTCGCTGCCAGAAATCAGCTTCTGAAAGTTATGGGGTATGACTCCGCCAAGGATTTTTCGGATAACCTGCTGAACAGAATGAACCCGAAAAGAAAAAAGAATAGCGTTCAAAGCGGAGAGATATTATCATTTAAGAATATTCCTAAAAAGGGGGAAGAGTAG
- a CDS encoding PTS sugar transporter subunit IIA yields the protein MNLSDYIDGERVILSLSSQDKDSAISEMVNFLDGKNALTDRESALQALFEREKLGSTGVGEEIAIPHAKLAVDDLVILLAFSDGLPFQSADGKDVKILFLVLAPEKQMNLHLKTLAKISRLVKATDFKERVLQAKSVSDVCLILREEEEKL from the coding sequence ATGAATCTTTCCGATTACATAGACGGGGAGAGGGTAATCCTCTCCCTTTCTTCTCAGGATAAAGATTCCGCAATAAGTGAGATGGTGAATTTTCTGGACGGAAAAAACGCTCTCACTGACAGGGAATCAGCGTTACAGGCACTTTTTGAAAGAGAAAAACTCGGCAGCACGGGTGTAGGAGAGGAGATAGCCATCCCCCACGCCAAACTTGCCGTTGATGACCTTGTTATACTGCTGGCTTTCAGTGACGGGCTCCCTTTTCAGTCTGCGGACGGAAAGGATGTGAAAATACTTTTCCTTGTCCTTGCCCCTGAAAAACAGATGAATCTCCACCTGAAAACACTGGCAAAAATAAGCCGGCTGGTAAAGGCGACCGATTTTAAGGAAAGAGTGCTTCAGGCAAAAAGCGTAAGCGATGTCTGCCTCATTCTCCGCGAAGAGGAAGAAAAACTTTAA
- the hpf gene encoding ribosome hibernation-promoting factor, HPF/YfiA family — MNVQITARNIEITDAIRSYAEKKVAKLEKYFDHITEANVLLEVQKNLHIVEVLITAKGVFMKGLEKSEDLYASIDLAVDKIEKQLVKYKEKLKNKKLMEKEFKAPLKLNVLDVESFDSDEPRVVVSKDMPVKPMDVEEAVMQMDLLNKTFFVFRNAETSELSVVYRRDDGNIGLIDS; from the coding sequence ATGAACGTCCAGATCACTGCAAGAAACATTGAAATTACGGATGCCATAAGAAGCTACGCAGAAAAGAAAGTTGCTAAACTTGAAAAATACTTTGACCACATCACAGAGGCTAACGTTCTTCTGGAGGTTCAGAAAAATCTTCATATAGTGGAAGTGCTTATTACTGCCAAAGGCGTATTTATGAAGGGGCTTGAGAAGTCCGAGGATCTTTACGCGTCCATCGACCTTGCCGTGGATAAAATAGAAAAGCAGCTTGTGAAATATAAAGAAAAGCTGAAAAACAAAAAACTTATGGAAAAAGAGTTCAAGGCTCCCCTCAAGCTCAACGTTCTTGATGTTGAGAGCTTTGACAGCGATGAACCCCGTGTTGTGGTTTCCAAGGACATGCCTGTTAAACCCATGGATGTTGAGGAAGCTGTTATGCAGATGGATCTTCTGAACAAAACCTTCTTCGTTTTCCGCAATGCGGAAACCAGCGAACTGAGCGTTGTTTACAGAAGAGACGACGGAAACATCGGTCTGATCGATTCCTAG
- the rpoN gene encoding RNA polymerase factor sigma-54: MVSGKLNIGLQTKLAQKLLITPQMKQSLNILQMPITELVQELNTYLEENPVLEEVQEGEEKSAEELKNEDNFEDDLLKMDWDELYRDNEELQYSPSSDEGYDFEKFIGRSDNLFDHLMFQLKIMGMGSEAEKIGEYIIGNLSEDGFFRLPCAEVAEYFGCQERQVEAVLDVIKGFEPSGIASSNLRECICRQLADFGTEEVYVELVAELLENYEEELINFKYADIMKSIGIEQDTFEYLLFLIRKTDPRPGLSFQKGENRHVTPDVYIARKGDDFDVVLNEDGMPSLRTSAYYMRLLKSANVDAKAKEYLEEKIKGAVWLIKSLNKRQKAIYRVVRAIIDAQKPFFLGNVKHLSPLKLKDIAEVTELHESTVSRVTSGKYAMTEHGVMELKSFFVKGLDTAEGDMSTDRVKEMIKGIIDEEPADSPHSDQKIVEILQKKGIKIARRTVAKYRDELNIPTKSQRKKTGR, from the coding sequence ATGGTATCGGGAAAACTTAATATAGGTCTCCAGACAAAACTTGCCCAGAAGCTGCTCATCACCCCGCAGATGAAGCAGTCTCTTAATATCCTCCAGATGCCTATTACCGAACTGGTGCAGGAGCTTAACACCTATCTTGAGGAAAACCCCGTGCTGGAAGAGGTTCAGGAAGGGGAGGAGAAATCCGCCGAGGAACTCAAAAACGAGGACAACTTTGAGGATGATCTCCTTAAAATGGACTGGGACGAACTCTACCGTGATAACGAAGAGCTCCAGTACTCGCCCTCCAGTGACGAAGGCTATGATTTTGAAAAATTCATAGGCCGCAGTGACAACCTTTTTGATCATCTTATGTTTCAGCTTAAGATAATGGGGATGGGCTCTGAGGCTGAGAAAATAGGCGAATACATAATCGGCAACCTGTCCGAAGACGGTTTTTTCAGGCTGCCCTGCGCGGAGGTGGCCGAGTATTTCGGCTGTCAGGAGAGGCAGGTAGAGGCTGTTCTGGATGTTATAAAGGGGTTCGAGCCCTCCGGAATAGCCAGTTCAAACCTGCGTGAATGCATCTGCCGGCAGCTTGCGGATTTCGGCACAGAGGAAGTATATGTTGAACTTGTGGCTGAACTCCTTGAAAATTACGAAGAAGAACTGATAAACTTTAAATATGCCGATATAATGAAGAGCATCGGTATCGAGCAGGATACTTTTGAGTATCTCCTTTTTTTAATAAGAAAGACAGACCCCAGACCGGGGCTTTCTTTTCAGAAAGGGGAGAACAGGCATGTCACCCCTGATGTTTACATAGCACGCAAAGGGGACGACTTTGATGTTGTCCTTAATGAGGACGGAATGCCCTCGCTCCGCACAAGCGCCTACTACATGCGTCTTCTTAAAAGCGCGAATGTAGATGCAAAGGCCAAGGAGTATCTGGAAGAGAAGATCAAGGGTGCTGTATGGCTTATAAAGAGCCTTAACAAGCGCCAGAAAGCCATCTATCGGGTAGTGCGGGCTATAATAGATGCGCAGAAGCCGTTTTTCCTCGGCAATGTAAAGCATCTCAGCCCGCTGAAACTGAAAGACATAGCGGAAGTGACCGAACTGCACGAGTCCACAGTGAGCAGGGTTACCTCCGGCAAGTACGCCATGACAGAGCACGGTGTCATGGAGCTGAAGTCCTTCTTCGTGAAAGGGCTCGACACGGCGGAAGGGGATATGTCCACCGACAGGGTGAAGGAGATGATCAAAGGTATCATTGATGAAGAGCCCGCAGACAGCCCCCACAGCGATCAGAAAATTGTGGAAATTTTGCAGAAAAAAGGTATAAAAATTGCACGGCGAACCGTTGCAAAATACAGGGATGAGTTGAATATACCCACCAAATCCCAGAGAAAAAAAACCGGGAGGTAG
- the lptB gene encoding LPS export ABC transporter ATP-binding protein yields MGLSADNLRKVYKKRAVVDGISLNVSKGEVVGLLGPNGAGKTTTFYMLTGIVKPDGGSVHLNGKDITKSPIHERSRAGIGYLPQEPSVFRKLSVYENIYAALELKNNDKSLNRETTERLIREFGLGKVRDSKGYSLSGGERRRVEIARCISTEPDVIMLDEPFSGIDPISVSDIQRMIFSLKEMGLGVLITDHNVRETLKITDRAYIVADGKILCHGSPQEIVSNEEVISRYLGEGFEI; encoded by the coding sequence TTGGGACTTTCTGCCGATAACCTGCGCAAGGTTTATAAAAAACGCGCCGTAGTTGACGGAATCTCGCTGAATGTTTCAAAGGGCGAGGTAGTCGGTCTTCTGGGGCCCAACGGAGCCGGAAAAACCACCACCTTCTACATGCTCACCGGGATAGTGAAACCGGACGGCGGAAGTGTGCACCTCAACGGCAAGGATATAACAAAAAGCCCCATACACGAGCGCAGCAGAGCAGGAATAGGCTATCTCCCGCAGGAGCCTTCGGTTTTCCGGAAGCTCAGCGTTTATGAAAACATATATGCAGCTCTTGAGCTCAAAAACAATGATAAATCCCTCAACAGGGAGACCACGGAAAGGCTGATACGTGAGTTCGGACTGGGGAAGGTGCGTGATTCAAAGGGCTATTCTCTCTCCGGCGGCGAAAGAAGAAGAGTGGAGATCGCGCGCTGCATATCCACAGAGCCTGATGTCATAATGCTTGATGAACCGTTTTCGGGTATTGACCCCATATCGGTATCGGACATACAGAGAATGATTTTTTCCCTGAAAGAGATGGGTTTAGGCGTTCTGATCACCGATCACAACGTGCGTGAAACCCTCAAGATAACCGACAGGGCTTATATTGTAGCGGATGGGAAAATACTCTGCCACGGCTCCCCGCAGGAGATCGTGAGCAATGAAGAGGTCATCAGCCGCTATCTGGGTGAGGGCTTCGAAATCTGA
- a CDS encoding LptA/OstA family protein, whose amino-acid sequence MYRLIILCSLAVITAFSAVYAAGNFTVGSSGPIHIETDNVTILKDKNILRGNVYVKRGDLEVRSAELDVFLKGSSDVERLLFRGNVRMNKEDMRAIADRAEIFVTEDRAVLSGSVKVWQGTSYLEGEQVNINNKTGEARVTRGQEKRVKIILNPKEGN is encoded by the coding sequence ATGTATCGATTAATTATTCTATGTAGCCTTGCTGTCATCACCGCTTTCTCAGCGGTATATGCCGCAGGGAACTTTACAGTAGGCTCATCCGGCCCCATACATATAGAAACGGATAACGTGACGATCCTCAAGGATAAAAACATCCTCAGGGGAAATGTCTATGTTAAGCGCGGCGACCTTGAGGTGCGCTCCGCAGAGCTTGATGTCTTCCTTAAGGGTTCAAGCGATGTGGAAAGGCTGCTTTTCAGGGGCAATGTGAGGATGAATAAGGAAGATATGCGCGCCATAGCCGACAGGGCGGAGATATTCGTCACAGAAGACAGGGCTGTCCTCAGCGGTTCCGTTAAGGTATGGCAGGGAACAAGCTACCTCGAAGGCGAACAGGTGAATATAAACAACAAAACCGGAGAAGCCAGAGTCACAAGAGGGCAGGAAAAAAGGGTGAAAATAATACTCAACCCCAAGGAAGGTAATTAA
- the lptC gene encoding LPS export ABC transporter periplasmic protein LptC: protein MGRRFKIILAAAGGIVMLFILFSCSGSSKKVKGYVPPSNVFEITDFEMLTGREGANYRLTAVKASFNRIENIAELTDITVEFEDGDEKITARADRGYYLQNRYLVAEGNISGETGSLRFKTADEGIMNYDFESYTGTVENEVICMQGPNVIRADRAEMDFKTKITEFKGNVSINYSM from the coding sequence ATGGGAAGACGTTTTAAGATCATATTAGCCGCCGCGGGCGGAATCGTTATGCTGTTTATCCTTTTCTCCTGCTCCGGCAGCAGCAAAAAGGTGAAGGGCTATGTGCCGCCCTCAAACGTGTTTGAGATAACGGATTTTGAGATGCTGACCGGCAGGGAAGGGGCAAACTACCGCCTCACCGCCGTTAAAGCGTCATTCAACAGGATAGAAAATATAGCCGAACTCACCGACATTACAGTCGAGTTTGAGGACGGCGATGAAAAGATAACTGCCAGAGCCGACAGGGGTTATTATCTCCAGAACCGCTATCTTGTGGCGGAGGGGAATATAAGCGGTGAGACAGGCAGTCTCCGCTTTAAAACCGCAGACGAAGGCATTATGAACTACGATTTTGAAAGCTACACCGGAACCGTGGAGAATGAAGTCATCTGCATGCAGGGTCCCAATGTGATCAGGGCTGACAGGGCGGAAATGGACTTCAAAACTAAGATAACGGAGTTTAAGGGCAATGTATCGATTAATTATTCTATGTAG
- a CDS encoding KdsC family phosphatase, whose product MKKDIKVIFLDVDGVMTDGKIIYNEKGEETKHFNVHDGLGIKLAMRAGLEIIIISGRKSVVTDIRAAELGIKAYTGIADKAALYRQIRDEKGYEDCDCAAIGDDINDIGMLRSVGTSATVADAPEYVKSEADYITFAKGGEGAVREFIEYILKKCGIWEDVLRSY is encoded by the coding sequence ATGAAGAAAGACATAAAAGTCATCTTTCTTGATGTTGACGGTGTAATGACCGACGGCAAAATCATTTATAACGAAAAAGGCGAGGAAACAAAACATTTCAACGTCCATGACGGTCTTGGTATTAAGCTGGCTATGCGCGCAGGGCTTGAGATAATCATCATCTCAGGCAGAAAGTCAGTTGTGACGGACATCCGTGCTGCCGAGCTTGGGATAAAAGCCTACACAGGCATAGCGGACAAAGCTGCTCTCTACAGACAGATCAGGGATGAAAAAGGCTATGAGGACTGCGACTGCGCCGCAATAGGCGATGACATTAACGATATAGGCATGCTGAGATCGGTCGGAACATCTGCAACGGTTGCGGATGCGCCGGAGTACGTGAAAAGCGAAGCAGACTACATCACCTTTGCCAAAGGCGGAGAGGGTGCAGTCAGGGAATTTATAGAGTATATACTTAAAAAATGCGGAATATGGGAAGACGTTTTAAGATCATATTAG
- a CDS encoding KpsF/GutQ family sugar-phosphate isomerase — protein sequence MDILEAGRKTLDIEIDALHRVKDSLGDGFVSAVELIFSCKGRVVVTGMGKSGHIGKKIAATFASTGTPALFLHPAEGVHGDLGMLVKGDVVIALSNSGETKEILEILPVIKRFNIPLIGIVGKTNSMLAKKSDCVLDASVEKEACPLNLAPTASTTAALAIGDALAVALLEKRGFKKEDFAIFHPSGSLGKQLLLKVADIYNTGDALPLVTEGTLVSDAVFVISSKGFGCTIVVDGQGTLKGILTDGDLRRGMEKHRDMVFAMKVEEVCTKTPKTIPDDALAAKALSVMETYSITSLVTVDSQGRPSGIIHLHDLLRAGLA from the coding sequence TTGGATATTCTTGAAGCGGGCAGAAAAACCCTTGATATTGAGATAGATGCCCTGCACAGAGTTAAAGATTCCCTCGGTGACGGATTTGTTTCCGCTGTTGAGCTTATCTTTTCCTGCAAGGGGCGCGTTGTCGTCACCGGAATGGGTAAATCCGGTCATATAGGCAAAAAAATAGCCGCCACATTTGCCAGTACGGGCACTCCGGCTCTTTTTCTTCATCCTGCGGAAGGGGTTCACGGAGACTTGGGGATGCTTGTTAAAGGGGATGTGGTTATAGCCCTCTCCAACAGCGGCGAGACAAAGGAGATTCTTGAGATTCTTCCTGTTATAAAGAGATTTAACATCCCGCTTATCGGCATAGTGGGCAAAACAAACTCTATGCTTGCCAAAAAGAGCGACTGTGTTCTGGATGCTTCCGTGGAGAAGGAGGCCTGCCCTCTTAATCTTGCGCCGACAGCCAGCACAACAGCGGCTCTTGCCATCGGCGATGCCCTTGCTGTGGCTCTCCTTGAAAAAAGAGGATTTAAAAAAGAGGACTTCGCCATTTTCCACCCCTCAGGCTCACTGGGCAAACAGCTTCTGCTGAAAGTTGCGGATATATACAACACAGGAGACGCGCTGCCGCTGGTTACGGAAGGCACTCTGGTTTCGGATGCTGTTTTTGTCATAAGCTCCAAAGGTTTCGGCTGCACAATAGTTGTGGACGGGCAGGGGACGCTGAAAGGCATACTCACTGACGGAGACCTGAGACGGGGTATGGAAAAGCACAGAGACATGGTTTTTGCCATGAAGGTTGAGGAGGTCTGCACAAAGACTCCGAAAACCATACCAGATGACGCACTGGCGGCGAAGGCACTCTCCGTTATGGAGACATACTCCATAACATCGCTGGTTACTGTGGACTCGCAGGGCAGACCGTCAGGTATAATACATCTCCATGACCTGCTCAGGGCCGGGCTTGCATGA
- a CDS encoding CTP synthase: protein MAKYIFVTGGVLSSLGKGITAASLGALLESRGYRVTVKKLDPYLNVDPGTMSPIQHGEVFVTEDGAEADLDLGHYERFLSSNTTKESNYTTGKIYKSVIDKERRGDYLGATVQVIPHITDEIKANIRAGSENFDIVLVEIGGTVGDIESLPFLEAIRQFRYEDGESNVMYIHVTLVPYMKKAGELKTKPTQHSVKTLREIGIQADVLVCRSEYPLNDNYREKIALFCNVSKECVINAIDAASIYEIPHKMSKEGIDRVVLKKLCLEERESDLSVWEDIVYRIKQPEDTVDIAVVGKYISLKDAYISISEALLHGSIANKLKVNIKWIDAEDLEENTPDKFLDDVDGVLIPGGFGDRGVEGKINAVNFARIKDIPLFGICLGLQCMVVEYARNVLKLENAHSIEFAEETPHPVIHYMLEQKNIQNMGGTMRLGAYACRLEEGSTAHAAYGEQLISERHRHRLEVNNEYREALKKGGLHITGVNPEKDLVEILELKTHRWFLGCQFHPEFKSKPTKPHPLFSSFIAAAYKFKKEREELEGKGE from the coding sequence ATGGCTAAGTATATTTTTGTAACGGGCGGGGTTCTGTCTTCGCTGGGAAAAGGAATAACTGCGGCGTCTCTTGGCGCTCTTCTTGAGTCCAGAGGCTACAGGGTAACGGTGAAAAAACTCGATCCTTATCTTAACGTTGACCCTGGGACAATGAGCCCGATTCAGCACGGAGAGGTTTTTGTCACCGAAGACGGGGCGGAAGCCGACCTTGATCTTGGTCACTATGAGCGCTTTCTCTCCTCAAACACCACAAAGGAGAGCAACTACACCACCGGAAAAATCTACAAATCAGTAATAGACAAGGAAAGAAGGGGCGATTATCTGGGCGCAACTGTTCAGGTTATTCCCCACATAACTGACGAAATAAAAGCAAACATCCGCGCCGGAAGCGAGAACTTCGACATAGTTCTGGTGGAGATAGGCGGCACAGTGGGCGATATTGAGTCGCTTCCGTTCCTTGAAGCAATCAGGCAGTTCCGCTATGAAGACGGGGAAAGCAACGTTATGTACATACACGTTACCCTCGTGCCCTACATGAAAAAAGCGGGCGAACTGAAAACAAAGCCCACACAGCACTCAGTTAAGACACTGCGCGAGATAGGTATTCAGGCGGATGTCCTCGTCTGCCGCTCCGAGTACCCGCTGAACGACAACTACAGGGAGAAAATAGCCCTGTTCTGCAATGTTTCAAAAGAATGCGTAATCAATGCCATTGATGCCGCGTCAATATATGAAATCCCTCATAAAATGAGCAAAGAGGGGATAGACAGAGTTGTTCTTAAGAAACTCTGCCTTGAAGAGAGAGAATCAGACCTTTCCGTATGGGAAGATATAGTTTACAGAATCAAACAGCCTGAGGACACGGTGGATATAGCCGTGGTGGGCAAATACATTTCACTGAAAGATGCTTACATAAGCATTTCCGAGGCTCTTCTGCACGGCAGCATAGCCAACAAGCTTAAGGTGAATATCAAGTGGATCGATGCGGAAGACCTTGAGGAGAACACTCCGGATAAATTCCTTGACGATGTGGACGGTGTGCTTATTCCCGGCGGCTTCGGCGACAGAGGCGTGGAAGGGAAGATAAACGCAGTCAATTTCGCCCGTATCAAGGATATTCCCCTGTTCGGAATATGCCTCGGTCTCCAGTGCATGGTGGTGGAATACGCCCGTAACGTGCTCAAGCTTGAGAACGCCCACAGCATAGAGTTTGCGGAGGAAACCCCGCACCCTGTCATCCATTACATGCTGGAACAGAAAAACATTCAGAACATGGGCGGAACAATGAGGCTCGGCGCTTATGCATGCAGGCTTGAAGAAGGCAGCACAGCACATGCCGCTTACGGCGAACAGCTCATCAGCGAGAGACACAGACACAGACTTGAAGTTAACAATGAATACAGAGAAGCGCTTAAGAAAGGCGGTCTGCATATAACGGGCGTTAACCCCGAAAAGGATCTGGTTGAAATACTAGAGCTCAAAACACACAGATGGTTCCTCGGCTGCCAGTTCCATCCGGAGTTCAAGTCCAAACCAACGAAGCCGCACCCTCTGTTCTCAAGCTTCATAGCCGCTGCCTACAAGTTTAAGAAGGAGCGTGAGGAGCTTGAAGGCAAGGGGGAGTAG